AAGGGTCCAGAGCAAGCGCTTGCACGTATATATGAGCGACTTGAAGAGTTGGAATATAAAGACCCAGAAGGCTACCTTGTTTGGAAAAGCATGTTGACAGCGTACCAAGCACTTATCCAAGCGTTCCCAGGCGACCACAACACAATTAATTAAAAAACAAAGACAAAGATAAAAAAGACAAAAAAGATAAAAAAATTTAAACATAAATAACTACACAGGTATAAATAACTGTAGAAGCAAATATCATATTAAGGCTCCTATATTATTTTAGCACTAAAAAGCTCACTGGAAACAGTGGGCTTTTTTCTTTTGCCAATAGCAAAAATATAAATACATGCACATAAATTTATGGAGTTACAGCATGTGTTTTGGATCAGCACCTCCTCCTCCAATGCCTAAAGTAGAAACACCGGAAGAAGCTAAGGCACGTAGAGAGAAGGAAGAGAAAGAAAATAAGATAGAACAGAATACCAAGAACATGAAGCGCAAAGGCGTTTCAAGTATGGTTAATAAGAAAACTGGATTCTTAGGCGTTAAGGATGAAGATATAAAAGGCGAAACATTTTAATGGAAGCAGCACGTATACAAAAAAGATTTAACAGTGCTGTTACGTTACGTAGAGAAATTGAGAAAGAAACGTTCTACGCATACAAGTACACATTACCAGCTAAGCAGAGTATGAGTAATGTTGGAAAGGAACAAGACAGAACACAAATCTACGATGGAACAGCAACATCATCTGTAAACAATCTAGCTACAAACATTGAAAGCAACTTGTTACCACAAAATGTTATGTGGGGTGAGTTGGCTTTGCGTGAAGCAACTACATCAACGCTTGAAAAGCGCAATCGTTTAATGAAGGCCAACGCAGTCATTCATGAACACTTTAAAGATTCAAATTTTTATTTAGCAACATATGAAAGCATATTGGATTGTGTCATTACAGGCACAGGCTGCATAGCAATACGTGAAGACGATGAAGGTATAAGCTACGAAGCAATTCCAATAGGTGAGTTATATATATTATCTAATGCCAGAGGCGTGATTAACACTGTATTTCGCACGCACGAACTAACAGCGGAACAAATAGCTGAGCACTACAGTAACATCCCATCCTACGTACAAGAAGCCGTAAAGGAAACACCACAAAAGAAATATAGCGTCATTGAAAGTGCAATAACCAATAACCGTATAACAGAATATGGTGTTTGGTTAACAACAAGCACAGAAGGTAACTATATGGGTATTACCAAAGGCGGTGAGTGGCACAAACTTGTATATCAAAAACAAAAGCATAATCCATTTATTGTTTATAGATGGACTAGAATGCCTGGAACGGTTTGGGGTGACAGTCAAGTAAAACAAGCTCTACCGCACATTGTAACTGCAAATGAGATCATGAAAGATGTTCTTATAGCAACAGAATACGCAGCTAATGGCCTCTGGCAAGATACAAACCAAGGTGGCTATAATCCAAAAACTTTAAGAAACCAAGTTGGACCCGGTAAAGTTATCAGTCCAGAAAGCAAACTGGAAGCAATGCAGTTTCCAGGCGATATAAGAGTCGGTGCACAAACATTACAAGATCACAGAATGCAAATACGCGAATTGCTATTTGATAATGATCTGCCACAACTAGCACAAGGCGACAACTCGTATATGACAGCATACGAGACAAGCGTAAGGCACGAAAAGTTCTTACGTGTAGTCGGCAAGCCTGCACTACGTTTTCAAAAAGAATTGCTGGAGCCTGTGTTTGAACAAGTTGTTCTACGCATGGTTGATAGTGGCGATTTGGAAATGCTTAAGGGTATTGAGCATGACATAGAAAGCAAAGTTGAAAGTGCAGCAGATAAATCCATGAAGATCAGCGAAGCTATGAATGACTTAAGTGTTCTTACGCAGGCAATACAAGCGTTCACACCACAAGTTATTGCTAAGAACGTTGATCTAGACAAAGCGTCTCGCAAGTTCTTACTTAACACTGGATTTAGCGTGGACTTATTCAAAAGCGAAGAAGAAATACAACAACAAACAGAAAGGGAAGAGCAAGGCGCACAAGCTGAGCAAGCACTTAACGCAGCACAACAGGGCAGCGATATACTTAATAGCTTATCACAAATTGACGCGAGTAACTTTGCTTTAAATCAATAATGAAAGATCAAAAAGATTACGACAAGCTTATAGCAGCTATAGGCGAGTGTTTTGACCATGAATACGGCGACACAGTTCTAGAATATTTAGAATACATTACTAAACGTAATGGCATTGATGCAAATGATCCAAACCCGCATCAAGCAGTATATAGATGTGCACAAGAGGCACTTCTACTAACAATTAAAAACAAATTGGAGGAATACAAGCAGTTATGACAACAAGAAAGAAAACGACAAAAACACAAACACAAACACAAACACAAACACAAAAGGAACATCCATTTGATGAAGTTATAAATAAAAAAGAATTGCTTGAAAATGCTGTAGACGCTTATGAAAAGTCACTAGTGGCACGCAATAAAGCAGAAGACGAATATATTGAATGCGGAGAGCATTTAAAGAAAGTTCGTAATGACATATGGCAAACTGTACACACAACACTTAATAACCAAGGAATTAAACTATAATGGAAAATGAAAGCGAGACACAAATAGAAGAACCAACTAACAATACATTTGAAAGCGTTGAAGTTTCTACGCAAGACGAAACACCAACACCAACCACCGAAGACACAGACACTGACATTGATTACAAAAGTGAATACGAAACAACAAAAGAAAGTTATGATAAGTTACGTGAAGAGTTTAATAAAGGTGTTCCAGAAGAATACAAATATGAAAACAGCATTAAGGAAGCATCTCTAGATATTTTAGATGAAGATGGTTTAAAAACATTTTTTGAAGAAGCTAAAGAACATCGTATTACACAAGACACAATGGATTGGTTGATTAAAAAGCAACAAGAAACACTTGCACTTGTAGCACCAGCACAAGAAACAAAAGAAAAAAATGTACTTGGTGAATTGCAATACGATTGGGGAGACGAGTTTGATAAAAAACTTACAGCAACTGCAAAATATGCAATGGCAAATTATCCAGAACCAGTGTGGAAGCACATGCAAACCAATACAGACACAGTTAAGTGGTTATATGAGCAGTTAGAGCAAAACAGAGGGCATAACCCAATAGACAGTACAGAGCAGCCATCTAAGCAGCCAGTTACAAAAGGATCACTGTACGAGCTTGTAAAAGACCCAAGGTATAAACTACCCGCAGGCGACCCAGCAGGTGAAGAGTACAGGGCACATGTAAGACAGCAATTTGAATACGCAAACAAAAAGTAAGTATTATACAAACCAAAAAACAAACCCGCTAATTACAGCGGGTTTTTTTGTGCCAACTCCAAAAATATAAATAGATATAGCGAATTAGTAGCAACCCTAGCACTGCACATTATGCAGAGGGCCTACTGTGCGGGATGCACACTTTAGCCAAGTAATAGGCTAGCACAGACCCAAAGCATGGACGTTAAGACTACGTGGTGTGCAGAGGCAATCCAAGCGAAACATTCAATACATACAAGACATATTTATGGAGGACATTATAAATGTCGAATACAGCAAATGTGGCTTTTACGCAAGAATGGGAAGCATCTTGCCAACATGAGCTACAACAAACAGAAAGCAACTTACGTTCTACAGTACGTAACAAGCGCACTAAAGATTCTAATATTGCGCATTTCCCACAATTAGGTGCTGGAACACCTACAATTGGTAAAGCACGCCACTCGCAGCTAAAACCAATGAACTTAGAGCACACTGATAAATCAATTACATTAACTGACATCTATGCAACAGAATGGATTGATAGTGTTGATACTTTAAAAACTAACATTGATTACCAAGGTGAATATACAACTTCTATCGTTGCTACACTAAACCGTGGTCTAGACTCACTAACTATTGACAATGGATTAGCTAACTCAACCAACGAAGTAAGTGTATCAAACACACTTAATAAAGCTGGTATACAAGCACTAGGTAAAGCAATGAACCAAGCAAAAGTACCAATGAGTGACCGTTCACTTGTAATTGGTGCAGAAGGCCTAGATGACATATTAAACGACACTACATTAACTAGCCGTGATTTCGTTGAGCAAAGCTTGCTTAAAACAGGTAAAGCAGAAAACGTGTTAGGCTTTGATATTGTATATATGGAAGACGAAACATTGCTACCAGAAGCAACAACAGGACGCAAAGTTTTTGCATACTGGAAAAACGCAGTTGGCTTAGCAATGGCTCAAGATTTAACAATCAAAGTAGACAGACTTCCTAAAGAAGACATGGACCAAGTTATGGGTAAATTATCCGCTAACGCTGGTCTACTTATTCCTGGTGCTGTCTTTTGGGCAGACATTGGATAACAGGAGGTATAAACAATGGCTACAGTAAATAACACAGAAGGCGCAGAAATCGGATACAACGTAGAATTTATTTCTCAAACATATGATTTCTCAGCAACCGCAGCAGGCGATGTAATTCAAATGCTAAACGTTCAAAACGGCACACGTGTACTAGAAGTATCTATTACACAAGCAGCTTTGGGCGGTACTGGTACACTTATCGTAGGTGATGGAACTGATCCAAATGGTTACATTACATCTACAAATGCTAACACAGCAGAAACCGTTAAACAGAATGGTGCTTATGCAGTTGGTAAAGAGTACACCGCAGACGACACAATTGACGTTACAGTTGAAACAGCGGCTGTAACAGGTTCAATAACAGTAATGGCAACAATCGTTCGCACTTACTAATAACGGACTGCTCACACAGTGAAAGAAGCCTTGTTCTAACGAACAGGGCTTTTTTTATAAATACATATACTTATGGAGAAAGGTATATGGCGAGCAAACTAGACATACTAACAAACACATCATTAAAATTAGGCGGAGACACAATTCAATCTGAATCACTTACAGGTACAGAAAGCGACCCGTATGAAGTTACTGTATTGGTTAACTTGTATGAAACAATCAAGATTAATGAATTGTCTAACAAAGAGTGGAACTTTAACAGAGAGCAGATAGAAGCATCGCAATTACCAACAGCGCCAATTGATGTAGATTGGAGCACAAAGTATTCACTACCTTCTCCAAGCCTTGATCTAATTGCAGTAACAGACAAGCTTACAGGCACAGAAATAAGTTATGAACTAAGACGCGGCGAGATACTTTGTAATGTAGATACTGGTGTTATATGCGAATATCACGCAGACATTGATGAAAGCGAAATGCCACCGTATTTCGTTGAATTGCTAATAGCACGTTTATGCAAAGAATCAGCATATGCACTAACTACAGATATTAATTTAAAACAACAGTTTGATGAAGATTACAGACAAGCACTGTATGACGCAAAACTAGCAGATTCAAATACAACACCAGCGGACACATTCATAGCAGATGATACAAGTTCATACTTACGAGCAAGGAGCTTGTAAGAATGAGATATTCACAGTTTTCCTTTGCCACAGGTGCAACAAATCAAATTGATGCAAGAGCAGACAAGGAAATATTCAAAACAGCGTGCAAAAGCCTAACTAACTTTATTCCAACACCGCAAGGACCGTTTACAAGTAGACGTGGTTTGAAGTGGACAGCAACGCTTACAGATGAACGTGAAAAACTGTTTACGTATAAGTTCAACGACACACAAGAATACTTACTTGTTTTTGGCAACCAGCAAATCAAAGTGTTTTATGATGATGAATTGAAAGCAACAGTTACAACAGGCGTACCATACTTGTATGACGACTTAAGCACTATCAAAGTTAAGTCAATGGGTGACACGCTAATCATCATGCATTCAAGCTACCCAACAAAAACGCTTATACGTGATGGAAGCCATGTAGATTGGCTATTTGATGATTTTGCTTGGGATACAAACCCATTCCACAGATACATTGATACTAAGTTTGATGGAAGCAATAACCTAATTACACTCAACCCAAACAACAACACAACAAGCGGAACTGTCACAGCGTCCACAGCAATCTTTACAGATGACTGGGATGGTAAGGAAATACGTTTCAGCACATCACGCGGCGACGGAATTATTATAATCAATGACGGAACACTTACGGCTACAGCGTCCACTACAGCCGCATATGACATTGTTGAGGACCTAACGGGTACTGGCACAGATGATAGCTGGAAAGAGATAGCGTACAGCCCACACAGGGGCTATTTCACAGTTTGCGAACAACATGACGGACGTTTGTACTTTGCAGGCGTATCAGCGGAACCACAACGCACATTCGCAAGCGAAGCTGATAATTTATACACGTTCTCCACAGCGGACACTACAGCATCCGATCCATTTACATCTGCACTTGCGG
This sequence is a window from Magnetovibrio sp. PR-2. Protein-coding genes within it:
- a CDS encoding portal protein; translation: MEAARIQKRFNSAVTLRREIEKETFYAYKYTLPAKQSMSNVGKEQDRTQIYDGTATSSVNNLATNIESNLLPQNVMWGELALREATTSTLEKRNRLMKANAVIHEHFKDSNFYLATYESILDCVITGTGCIAIREDDEGISYEAIPIGELYILSNARGVINTVFRTHELTAEQIAEHYSNIPSYVQEAVKETPQKKYSVIESAITNNRITEYGVWLTTSTEGNYMGITKGGEWHKLVYQKQKHNPFIVYRWTRMPGTVWGDSQVKQALPHIVTANEIMKDVLIATEYAANGLWQDTNQGGYNPKTLRNQVGPGKVISPESKLEAMQFPGDIRVGAQTLQDHRMQIRELLFDNDLPQLAQGDNSYMTAYETSVRHEKFLRVVGKPALRFQKELLEPVFEQVVLRMVDSGDLEMLKGIEHDIESKVESAADKSMKISEAMNDLSVLTQAIQAFTPQVIAKNVDLDKASRKFLLNTGFSVDLFKSEEEIQQQTEREEQGAQAEQALNAAQQGSDILNSLSQIDASNFALNQ
- a CDS encoding phage capsid protein, translating into MSNTANVAFTQEWEASCQHELQQTESNLRSTVRNKRTKDSNIAHFPQLGAGTPTIGKARHSQLKPMNLEHTDKSITLTDIYATEWIDSVDTLKTNIDYQGEYTTSIVATLNRGLDSLTIDNGLANSTNEVSVSNTLNKAGIQALGKAMNQAKVPMSDRSLVIGAEGLDDILNDTTLTSRDFVEQSLLKTGKAENVLGFDIVYMEDETLLPEATTGRKVFAYWKNAVGLAMAQDLTIKVDRLPKEDMDQVMGKLSANAGLLIPGAVFWADIG